From a region of the Leptospira kmetyi serovar Malaysia str. Bejo-Iso9 genome:
- the kdsA gene encoding 3-deoxy-8-phosphooctulonate synthase — protein sequence MKDNTCTKRDFLNGAKIGGDEPFFLISGPCVMENRDLLDRVCAEMIEICGELKIPYIFKSSFDKANRSSVNSYRGPGLAEGIKNLEYIKNKYNVPVLTDIHETHQIAPLKDVIDVYQIPAFLCRQTDLIAESAKTGKWVNVKKGQFLAPADTRHIAVKMKESGNEKCIVTERGTSFGYGNLIFDGRAIPIIHGFDIPVVFDATHSAQLPGAAGNSTGGQREFIPSVLRSAVSLGIEGIFMEVHPNPEKALSDATTQYPLSQIKSLLKEMIGLDRYIKKEILVSRN from the coding sequence ATGAAAGACAATACCTGCACCAAAAGAGATTTTCTAAACGGAGCCAAAATCGGAGGAGACGAACCGTTCTTTTTGATCTCCGGTCCCTGCGTTATGGAGAATCGCGACCTGTTGGATCGAGTCTGTGCGGAAATGATCGAGATCTGCGGAGAATTAAAAATTCCTTATATATTCAAAAGCAGTTTCGACAAAGCGAACCGTTCCTCCGTAAATTCTTACAGAGGTCCGGGACTCGCCGAAGGCATTAAGAATTTAGAATATATCAAAAACAAATACAACGTTCCCGTTCTGACGGATATCCACGAAACGCATCAGATCGCTCCTCTGAAAGACGTGATCGACGTTTACCAGATTCCGGCCTTTCTTTGCAGACAAACCGATCTGATCGCCGAATCCGCAAAAACGGGAAAATGGGTGAACGTGAAAAAAGGTCAATTTCTTGCACCGGCCGACACGCGTCATATCGCCGTTAAGATGAAAGAATCCGGAAACGAAAAATGTATCGTAACCGAAAGAGGAACGAGCTTCGGTTACGGAAATCTGATCTTCGACGGAAGGGCGATCCCGATCATCCACGGATTCGATATTCCGGTCGTATTCGACGCGACCCATTCCGCGCAACTTCCGGGAGCGGCGGGAAACAGCACCGGCGGACAAAGAGAATTCATTCCGAGCGTTCTTCGTTCCGCGGTTTCTCTCGGCATCGAAGGAATTTTTATGGAAGTCCATCCCAATCCCGAAAAGGCTCTTTCCGATGCGACGACTCAATATCCTCTTTCTCAGATCAAATCCCTTTTGAAGGAGATGATCGGTTTGGATCGTTATATCAAAAAAGAGATTCTCGTTTCCAGAAACTAA
- a CDS encoding CTP synthase — translation MSRTKFIFVTGGVSSSLGKGVTVAALGCLLESRGYTVSLQKMDPYINIDPGTMSPYQHGEVYVTADGAETDLDLGYYERFTHSKLTRKNSVSTGQIYNTVIQRERKGDYLGRTVQVVPHITNEIRNRMYIVAREENPDFIIVEIGGTVGDIESIPFLEAIRQMRYEHGSSNVLFVHLTLVPTITAAGEAKTKPTQHSVKELLGLGIQPDILVCRVSQPMTKEMKNKLSLFCNVKEENVISASDISTSIYEIPKMYKEEKLDEVVLKTMGMELRTSNFNGWDSMVKGLITTKETVQVAVVGKYISLQDAYRSIYESLSHGGIAHNAKVEFVKIDPENLDKDNVADSLKNVHGILVPGGFGDRGIEGKILAIQYARTKGIPFFGICLGMQCAVVEYGRNVLGLKDANSTEIRPDTEHPVISLLEEQNDIEQMGGTMRLGSYPCKIKKDTLTFKEYKSELIHERHRHRFEFTNRYKKQYEENGMVIAGTSPDDNLVEIVEIPKHNWFIGVQFHPEFQSKPTAPHPLFAGFIGATVKYSKKG, via the coding sequence TTGTCGAGAACTAAGTTTATCTTTGTAACCGGAGGGGTGAGTTCCTCACTTGGAAAAGGGGTCACGGTCGCGGCTCTGGGTTGTTTGTTGGAAAGCAGAGGATATACGGTTTCTCTCCAAAAAATGGATCCTTATATCAATATCGATCCGGGAACCATGAGTCCCTACCAACACGGAGAAGTGTATGTCACCGCCGACGGAGCCGAAACCGATTTGGATCTCGGTTACTACGAACGTTTTACTCATTCCAAATTGACACGGAAGAATTCCGTTTCGACCGGACAGATTTATAATACGGTCATTCAAAGAGAAAGAAAAGGGGATTACCTCGGTCGAACGGTTCAAGTGGTTCCTCATATCACGAACGAAATCCGAAACCGAATGTATATCGTCGCCCGAGAAGAAAACCCAGACTTTATAATCGTCGAAATCGGAGGAACGGTAGGCGACATCGAATCGATTCCGTTTTTGGAAGCGATCCGTCAGATGCGTTACGAACACGGAAGTTCCAACGTGCTCTTCGTCCATTTAACGCTGGTCCCGACGATCACCGCAGCGGGAGAAGCGAAAACAAAACCGACGCAACATTCCGTCAAAGAATTGCTCGGACTCGGAATCCAACCCGACATTCTCGTTTGCCGCGTTTCTCAACCGATGACAAAGGAAATGAAGAATAAACTTTCCCTCTTCTGCAACGTAAAGGAAGAAAACGTAATCTCCGCGAGCGATATCTCCACTTCAATATACGAAATTCCTAAAATGTATAAGGAAGAAAAACTCGACGAGGTCGTTCTCAAAACGATGGGAATGGAACTCCGCACTTCCAACTTCAACGGATGGGATTCTATGGTGAAAGGACTGATCACCACGAAAGAAACCGTTCAAGTCGCCGTTGTCGGAAAATATATTTCCTTACAAGACGCATATCGTTCCATCTATGAAAGTCTTTCGCACGGCGGAATCGCGCATAACGCGAAGGTCGAATTCGTAAAAATCGATCCCGAGAATTTGGACAAGGACAACGTCGCCGATTCTTTGAAAAACGTACACGGCATTTTGGTTCCGGGCGGTTTCGGAGATCGGGGGATCGAGGGAAAAATTCTCGCCATTCAATACGCAAGAACCAAAGGAATTCCTTTTTTCGGAATCTGTCTCGGAATGCAATGCGCGGTCGTGGAATACGGAAGAAACGTTCTCGGTTTGAAAGACGCAAACTCCACAGAGATCAGACCGGACACGGAACATCCGGTGATCTCGCTTTTGGAAGAACAAAACGACATCGAACAGATGGGCGGAACGATGAGACTCGGTTCTTATCCTTGCAAAATCAAAAAAGACACTCTTACCTTTAAAGAATATAAATCCGAACTGATTCACGAACGACACAGACATAGATTCGAATTCACGAACCGTTACAAAAAACAATATGAGGAAAACGGAATGGTGATCGCGGGGACCTCCCCGGACGACAACCTCGTAGAGATCGTGGAAATTCCGAAACACAATTGGTTTATCGGAGTTCAGTTCCATCCCGAATTTCAATCCAAACCGACGGCGCCCCATCCTTTATTCGCTGGATTTATCGGTGCTACCGTGAAATACTCAAAGAAAGGATAA
- the rfaE2 gene encoding D-glycero-beta-D-manno-heptose 1-phosphate adenylyltransferase: MDLKNHIVPWDQAADFADQIRKDKRIVFTNGCFDLVHKGHVTYLSQARELGDFLWVGLNADSSVKRLKGEQRPVVSEEDRAILLSNLRFVDAVTIFSQDTPLDLIRLVKPSIHVKGGDYKVEELPETPIVRQFGGEVKILPFVPGKSTSLLIEKILKL; this comes from the coding sequence ATGGATTTGAAAAATCATATCGTTCCCTGGGATCAGGCCGCAGATTTCGCCGACCAAATTCGTAAGGACAAAAGAATCGTATTCACAAACGGATGTTTTGATCTCGTTCACAAAGGACACGTCACCTATCTTTCCCAGGCGAGAGAACTCGGAGATTTTCTCTGGGTGGGACTGAACGCGGATTCTTCCGTAAAACGTCTCAAGGGAGAACAAAGACCCGTCGTTTCCGAGGAAGATCGGGCCATTCTACTTTCCAACCTAAGATTTGTGGACGCGGTCACGATTTTTTCCCAAGACACGCCCCTCGATCTCATCCGACTCGTAAAACCTTCCATCCACGTAAAGGGGGGAGATTACAAAGTCGAAGAACTTCCCGAAACTCCGATTGTTCGTCAATTCGGCGGAGAAGTCAAAATCTTACCCTTTGTCCCCGGAAAATCCACCTCGCTTCTCATCGAGAAAATCCTGAAACTCTAA
- the rfaE1 gene encoding D-glycero-beta-D-manno-heptose-7-phosphate kinase has product MYYLDRNRFQTSTANLKNLKIIVIGDFILDEYLIGEVNRISPEAPVPVVWVRKEKITLGGAGNVVKNLSSLGVTSIVLGRSGKDEKAKSLSKLLSDEKTDQNQNFLIQSEDVPTILKTRVIAGHQQVCRIDKEELKPITQKEEDELLKAFLERIDSADAVVLSDYDKGTLTPRIIGEVSKICVDKKKIVTVDPQVSHFFLYQGVSILTPNHHEAGKAIGKKLENDSEVLKAAEEISEKLSCPSLMITRGEKGMSLYLSAKKEIFHIPTVAREVFDVTGAGDTVISAYTAYHAAGLSELDASVVSNAAAGVVVGKLGAETVTPEELEASLQSMGSFQK; this is encoded by the coding sequence TTGTATTATCTCGATCGAAACCGCTTTCAAACTTCCACGGCGAATCTTAAGAATTTAAAAATCATCGTAATCGGAGATTTCATCCTGGACGAATATCTGATCGGAGAAGTGAATCGAATTTCTCCCGAAGCTCCCGTACCGGTCGTCTGGGTTCGAAAGGAAAAAATAACCTTAGGCGGAGCGGGAAACGTAGTCAAAAATTTATCGAGTTTAGGAGTTACTTCCATCGTTTTAGGAAGATCCGGAAAAGACGAAAAGGCAAAAAGTCTCTCGAAACTTCTTTCCGATGAAAAGACGGATCAAAATCAGAATTTTCTAATTCAATCCGAAGACGTACCGACCATCTTAAAAACGAGAGTGATCGCGGGACATCAACAAGTTTGCAGAATCGACAAGGAAGAATTAAAACCGATCACACAAAAAGAGGAAGACGAACTTCTGAAAGCTTTCTTAGAAAGAATCGATTCCGCAGACGCGGTCGTTCTTTCCGATTACGATAAGGGTACCTTAACGCCGAGAATCATCGGCGAGGTTTCCAAGATTTGCGTGGATAAAAAAAAGATCGTAACCGTGGATCCCCAGGTCAGTCATTTTTTTCTTTACCAAGGCGTGAGCATTCTCACCCCGAACCATCACGAAGCGGGAAAGGCGATCGGCAAAAAACTCGAGAACGATTCCGAGGTCTTAAAAGCGGCCGAAGAAATTTCGGAAAAACTTTCCTGTCCTTCTCTGATGATTACAAGAGGGGAAAAAGGAATGAGCCTCTATCTCTCCGCTAAAAAAGAAATCTTTCATATACCGACGGTCGCAAGAGAAGTTTTCGACGTAACCGGAGCCGGTGATACCGTCATCAGCGCCTATACCGCGTATCACGCGGCGGGGCTCAGCGAGTTGGACGCAAGCGTCGTATCAAACGCCGCCGCGGGCGTCGTAGTCGGAAAACTCGGAGCAGAAACCGTAACGCCGGAAGAACTCGAAGCGTCCTTACAATCGATGGGGAGTTTTCAAAAGTAA
- a CDS encoding LON peptidase substrate-binding domain-containing protein yields the protein MLPVSTTTVPIFPLPEIILFPGTYLPLHIFEPRYRLMLDYCMESGEELAVAPILPAKSRAPSKHPEIETVFGWGKIIRRDPLPDGRSNILLEGKGIAKLIDYETVEPFRVARIEKIEPDFEYLKDEDFRKTFERLLFLTKRILLSEGAGEDLILRMNELMTHPFPIDFIASILNFEFSKKQEILVDPNPLEKTKILMEIVEELNLKE from the coding sequence ATCCTTCCCGTGTCAACCACTACTGTCCCCATCTTTCCGTTGCCGGAAATCATTCTATTCCCTGGGACATACCTACCTCTTCACATCTTTGAACCTCGTTACCGATTGATGCTCGATTATTGTATGGAATCCGGAGAAGAATTGGCCGTTGCCCCCATTCTTCCCGCTAAGTCCAGAGCGCCTTCCAAACATCCCGAGATCGAGACCGTTTTCGGTTGGGGAAAAATCATTCGAAGAGATCCGTTGCCCGACGGTCGATCGAATATTCTTTTGGAAGGAAAGGGAATCGCTAAACTGATCGACTACGAAACGGTGGAGCCGTTTCGGGTGGCGCGTATCGAAAAGATCGAACCGGATTTCGAATATCTAAAGGACGAAGATTTTAGAAAGACTTTCGAACGCCTTCTGTTTCTTACAAAACGAATTCTTCTTTCGGAAGGCGCCGGGGAAGATTTGATTCTTCGTATGAACGAACTCATGACTCATCCTTTTCCGATCGATTTTATCGCTTCCATTCTCAATTTTGAATTTTCCAAAAAACAAGAGATTCTTGTGGATCCAAACCCGTTGGAGAAAACGAAAATTCTTATGGAGATCGTGGAAGAATTGAATTTGAAAGAATAG
- a CDS encoding DUF1564 domain-containing protein — translation MGVLLLNSDPEIRSILQERKTEVVTLLIPEATLFALGEKGRKNLGKQIPILLKYYSKYLSTTKRLGKNARKTIYQPSPGKEKMKRINVRLSTGSWSLLGALAQVHGVSRCFLFNYLLWFEKVGVGDSIVRTMNEGGPTFHREYKYILHLDLLKNEITRRLECNPRSTFFVVNYESLYSS, via the coding sequence ATGGGCGTTTTATTGCTGAATTCCGATCCGGAAATCCGTTCGATTCTTCAAGAAAGAAAAACGGAAGTTGTTACCCTTTTGATTCCCGAAGCTACGTTATTCGCGTTGGGTGAAAAGGGGCGAAAAAATCTCGGGAAACAGATTCCGATTCTTTTGAAGTATTATTCCAAGTATTTGTCCACGACAAAACGTTTGGGGAAGAATGCTCGTAAAACTATCTATCAACCGAGTCCGGGCAAGGAGAAAATGAAGAGAATCAATGTGCGTTTGAGCACGGGAAGTTGGTCTTTGCTCGGTGCGCTTGCTCAAGTTCACGGGGTTTCTCGGTGTTTTCTTTTTAATTATTTACTTTGGTTTGAAAAAGTTGGGGTCGGGGATTCTATCGTGAGAACTATGAATGAGGGAGGTCCTACGTTTCACAGGGAATACAAATACATTCTTCACCTCGATCTTCTGAAAAACGAAATAACACGCAGATTAGAATGCAACCCGAGGAGCACTTTTTTCGTGGTAAACTACGAAAGTTTGTACAGCTCGTAA
- a CDS encoding C40 family peptidase: protein MFRILTILFAVIWIPVSVFADSFSDLLKEDFETGQTLLIRNSVFQKLGGKSKDPKVIEITKNTIPWAIMEGLAPDTVADLIVNQYYVSLSGMRFTEAEDAIPILSKQKLSDKDFVLVSLFVKETDKAGIREEIRNVFLSTALKSRWDGFSVLAGGRALIAGKYAGIPENRLASRILSLFPNKGANSPFEKTDSAFRQAIFFNPSNDRYTLASDLLSQLKSLHDGTKSKSVDSWTSSIATARTLDSGLDSAGEIVIGDRPKFGFEENIPDPPLVPEVEPDAPVPAAKEEWETLHSSYLLSVVKEWLGTPYYWGGTSKKGVDCSGFTFSSLTDKRVGVPTKIVPRLGRDQANSGSKVSHENLRAGDLIFFSASPNQSKITHVGLVISDKEFAHASSTRGVVIDKISMKWWIDRYVTSRRVFKKVQS, encoded by the coding sequence ATGTTTCGAATTCTGACGATTCTTTTCGCCGTTATTTGGATTCCGGTTTCCGTTTTTGCGGACTCGTTTTCCGATCTGCTCAAAGAGGATTTTGAAACCGGTCAAACTCTTTTAATCCGAAATTCCGTCTTTCAGAAGTTAGGCGGAAAATCGAAGGACCCGAAAGTAATCGAGATCACGAAGAATACGATTCCCTGGGCGATCATGGAAGGCCTTGCTCCCGATACGGTAGCGGATCTGATCGTGAATCAGTATTACGTTTCTCTTTCGGGAATGCGTTTTACAGAAGCGGAGGACGCGATCCCCATTCTTTCCAAACAAAAACTCAGCGATAAGGATTTCGTTTTGGTTTCCTTGTTCGTTAAGGAAACGGATAAGGCTGGAATTCGGGAAGAAATCCGGAACGTTTTTTTATCGACTGCGTTGAAGTCCCGTTGGGACGGTTTTTCCGTTTTGGCCGGGGGCCGCGCTTTGATCGCGGGTAAATATGCGGGGATTCCGGAAAACCGACTCGCGTCGAGAATTCTCAGCCTTTTTCCGAATAAGGGCGCAAATTCTCCGTTTGAAAAAACGGATTCGGCCTTTCGTCAGGCGATTTTTTTCAATCCGTCTAACGATCGTTATACGTTAGCCTCCGATCTGTTGTCCCAGCTCAAATCCTTGCACGACGGGACCAAAAGTAAATCCGTGGATTCTTGGACGAGTTCGATCGCGACCGCGAGAACCTTGGATAGCGGTTTGGATTCCGCGGGCGAAATCGTGATCGGGGATCGTCCAAAATTCGGGTTTGAGGAGAATATTCCCGATCCGCCATTGGTTCCCGAAGTCGAGCCGGATGCTCCCGTTCCGGCCGCAAAGGAGGAGTGGGAAACATTACATTCTTCTTATTTACTTTCGGTCGTGAAAGAATGGCTCGGGACCCCTTATTATTGGGGTGGGACTTCGAAGAAGGGTGTGGATTGTTCCGGGTTTACGTTTAGTTCGTTAACGGATAAGCGGGTGGGAGTTCCCACAAAAATTGTTCCTCGTCTGGGTCGAGATCAGGCGAATTCGGGGAGCAAAGTCTCCCATGAGAATTTGCGGGCCGGTGATTTGATCTTTTTTTCCGCTTCCCCGAATCAAAGTAAGATTACCCACGTCGGGCTCGTTATTAGCGACAAGGAATTTGCACATGCGTCTTCGACAAGGGGGGTTGTGATCGATAAGATTTCGATGAAATGGTGGATTGATCGTTATGTGACTTCGCGGCGGGTGTTTAAGAAAGTTCAATCTTGA
- a CDS encoding peptide MFS transporter produces MDLQSKSVNSHPKGLPVLFLTETWERFSFYGMRALLVLFLTKVFHYSDPEANRVYGIYTGLVYLTPLIGGYLADRYLGFRRSIFLGTTLMMFGHLSLAFETKPFFLLGLTLLIIGVGFFKPNISTVVGRIYEEDNKTHMKDSGFTIFYMGINLGGFLGPLFCGYFSESFGWGYGFGVAAFGVLFGILIFLFGQKRFSDRVFEPGKKNRIEEGQRHSPLTREEKQRLAVILIFTTFAIIFWAVFEQIGSSMNLFIDRHVDRNWFGYDIPTPFFQSLNPLLILVFAPLIASFWTVLARRNWKPDTSTRFAYGFFILGFGFLILTLVTLDFRVGHKISAIWLFLMVLCITIGELFTSPGGLALVTKLAPSHLGGFMMGVWFLSSFFGNILAGELAGLMRTDSFPTFFGMFAGLAFSGGLILYLARKKFQVWMHGGDQ; encoded by the coding sequence ATGGACCTCCAGAGCAAAAGCGTAAATTCTCACCCGAAAGGTCTTCCCGTTTTGTTTCTTACGGAAACCTGGGAACGATTCAGTTTTTACGGAATGCGCGCCTTACTCGTGCTGTTTCTCACGAAGGTTTTTCACTATTCGGATCCGGAAGCGAACCGGGTTTACGGAATTTATACCGGTCTTGTTTATTTAACCCCTTTGATCGGCGGCTATCTCGCGGATCGTTATCTCGGTTTTCGAAGGTCCATCTTTTTGGGAACGACTTTGATGATGTTCGGACATCTCAGTCTTGCCTTTGAAACGAAGCCGTTCTTTCTTTTGGGATTGACATTGCTCATCATCGGAGTCGGTTTTTTTAAACCGAACATCTCCACGGTAGTGGGAAGAATCTACGAAGAAGATAACAAAACCCACATGAAAGATTCCGGGTTTACGATCTTTTATATGGGAATCAATCTCGGCGGTTTTTTAGGACCTCTTTTCTGCGGGTATTTCAGCGAATCCTTCGGCTGGGGTTACGGATTCGGCGTGGCCGCCTTCGGGGTGTTATTCGGGATTTTGATTTTTCTTTTCGGACAAAAAAGATTTTCGGATCGGGTTTTCGAACCCGGCAAAAAAAATAGAATCGAAGAGGGACAGAGACATTCTCCCTTAACCCGAGAAGAAAAACAAAGACTCGCGGTGATTCTCATCTTTACGACCTTTGCGATCATTTTCTGGGCGGTCTTTGAACAGATCGGGTCTTCGATGAATCTTTTTATCGATCGTCACGTGGATCGGAATTGGTTCGGTTACGATATTCCCACTCCTTTTTTCCAATCCTTAAATCCTCTTTTGATTTTGGTTTTTGCTCCTTTGATCGCCTCCTTTTGGACGGTTCTCGCGCGGCGGAATTGGAAACCCGATACTTCGACGAGATTCGCATACGGGTTTTTTATTTTGGGTTTTGGGTTTCTGATTTTAACGTTAGTCACTCTTGACTTTCGAGTCGGGCATAAGATCTCGGCGATCTGGCTTTTTTTAATGGTTCTTTGTATTACGATCGGGGAATTGTTCACTTCTCCGGGCGGACTTGCGCTTGTCACGAAATTGGCTCCGAGTCATCTCGGCGGGTTTATGATGGGCGTTTGGTTTCTTTCCAGTTTTTTCGGCAATATTCTCGCAGGAGAATTGGCAGGTTTGATGAGAACCGATAGTTTTCCGACTTTTTTCGGAATGTTTGCAGGTCTCGCTTTTTCGGGCGGTTTGATTCTTTATTTGGCAAGAAAAAAATTCCAAGTCTGGATGCACGGCGGCGATCAATAA
- a CDS encoding cob(I)yrinic acid a,c-diamide adenosyltransferase, translating into MKIYTKKGDFGQTSLATGAKVPKSDRRVELFGTADELNSTIGVVRSFLPENSDLHSPLETIQNLLFELGSELAGFRPKDESCILEEDISFLEGRIDTMQEKLQPLKKFILPGGTKGSSFLHICRTVARRLEREMVKYKEEGLEILSPPMIFMNRLSDYFFVAARYANLEENIQEPLWTSRAKA; encoded by the coding sequence ATGAAAATCTATACTAAGAAAGGGGATTTCGGTCAGACCTCTTTGGCGACCGGAGCCAAGGTTCCCAAATCCGATCGTAGAGTGGAATTGTTCGGAACCGCAGACGAACTCAATTCCACGATCGGGGTCGTTCGATCTTTTTTACCTGAAAATTCCGATCTTCATTCTCCCTTGGAAACGATTCAAAATTTACTTTTTGAATTGGGTTCGGAGCTCGCGGGGTTTAGACCCAAGGATGAATCCTGTATCTTAGAAGAGGACATTTCCTTTTTGGAAGGGCGGATCGACACGATGCAGGAAAAATTACAACCTTTGAAAAAGTTCATTCTGCCAGGAGGAACCAAAGGCTCTTCGTTTTTGCATATATGCAGAACGGTCGCCAGAAGACTCGAACGCGAAATGGTGAAATACAAGGAAGAGGGGCTCGAAATTCTTTCTCCTCCTATGATTTTTATGAACCGTCTTTCGGATTATTTTTTCGTAGCGGCGCGTTATGCGAACCTTGAAGAGAATATTCAGGAACCCTTATGGACCTCCAGAGCAAAAGCGTAA